A single region of the Actinoplanes sp. SE50/110 genome encodes:
- a CDS encoding alpha/beta fold hydrolase has translation MSERIEVRLADGVRLHAEVSGPERAPVTVVLLHGWCLDRRTWRHQVDALSGLGRRAPRVIAYDTRGHGRSSATHRRSATLDQLGDDLAEVLRRLAPRGPVVLAGHSMGGMTIMEFAHRHPAEFAGRVAGLLLVSTTAEGHTHTRYGLPGSVAGVLRVGETLGAGVLARSGAWRPHRAVLPALAPALRWLLFGDRCADEDLGLTLRGVGRASLCSIGGFRASVGAQQRLDTLHAFAGVPAAVLVGDRDRLTPPACAESIAAALPAAEFTVCPGAGHMLPLERPEEVSAALLKVVRRAGRATRRTAAGHLGRAA, from the coding sequence CGGTGACCGTGGTGCTGCTGCACGGCTGGTGCCTGGACCGGCGCACCTGGCGGCACCAGGTGGACGCGCTGAGCGGCCTGGGCCGGCGGGCGCCGCGGGTGATCGCCTACGACACCCGGGGACACGGCCGCTCCTCGGCCACCCATCGCCGGTCCGCCACCCTGGACCAGCTCGGTGACGATCTGGCCGAGGTGCTGCGCCGGCTGGCGCCCCGCGGGCCGGTGGTGCTGGCCGGGCACTCGATGGGCGGCATGACCATCATGGAGTTCGCCCACCGGCACCCGGCGGAGTTCGCCGGCCGGGTGGCCGGGCTGCTCCTGGTCTCCACCACCGCCGAGGGGCACACCCACACCCGGTACGGGCTGCCCGGGAGCGTGGCCGGGGTGCTGCGCGTCGGCGAGACCCTCGGCGCCGGCGTGCTGGCCCGTTCCGGCGCCTGGCGCCCGCACCGGGCCGTGCTGCCCGCCCTCGCCCCGGCGCTGCGCTGGCTGCTCTTCGGTGACCGGTGCGCCGACGAGGACCTGGGCCTGACCCTGCGCGGGGTGGGCCGGGCGTCGCTGTGCTCGATCGGCGGGTTCCGCGCCTCGGTCGGCGCCCAGCAGCGGCTGGACACGCTCCACGCGTTCGCCGGCGTGCCGGCCGCGGTGCTGGTCGGTGACCGGGACCGGCTGACCCCGCCGGCCTGTGCCGAGTCGATCGCGGCGGCGCTGCCGGCGGCCGAGTTCACCGTCTGCCCGGGCGCCGGGCACATGCTGCCCCTGGAACGCCCCGAGGAGGTGTCGGCGGCGCTGCTGAAAGTGGTCCGCCGGGCCGGCCGGGCGACCCGCCGGACCGCCGCCGGTCACCTCGGCCGCGCCGCTTAG